The Dromaius novaehollandiae isolate bDroNov1 chromosome 38, bDroNov1.hap1, whole genome shotgun sequence genome has a window encoding:
- the ARHGEF1 gene encoding rho guanine nucleotide exchange factor 1 isoform X3: protein MEPEEAFGGSPAAGARGGSVVAIIGAEDEDFENDIEPNPDDQSSLFQSLELVRQHPAYLMAFLQHVVLQFDSCPVLCYLHVDMLRRMNPKEGKKQFLEFCHLFLDKAGLLRVPVPHQVQFELDRTRPELLADDVQRRYLQEIQAFQEPEISRQLEDFRSKRLMGMTPGEQELTELESYQTRDVGIREAKEKQLAEVLLARLEEMHLTISSDEEKSSAIFGAIVTYMKYLGVKTKLSDSKKSKSNFFRKKISGIKKPEELQTKPRKGFILPGTSLWNRDTHNSDFRQSKVPEGEAEKATHPDRKGPRAPDKIDSGTARPRAGAAGTPASDPPSVAVTINPPPGEGAEGEPGLDPPGPAELGDTPPRGLCPTEPPSSEQHPTEDGAENERLPGKLGRSESLRVYERKRSQRGSAKGKQPRSRSDVDLEAAARATELEERPPPAPGRQRPTLEPGGPGGGEPPQSFLPPQSEETEPRVSELELDPPTWRQLAAPDALLRLKKSEVKRQEVINELFLTEHAHVRMLRVLLEVFYQPMLKEAFFDEQELSNIFPSLEDLVEVHTVFLDSLKKLREESNYVISEIGDVLLARFEGTEGSWFQKISARFCSRQSFALDQLKAKQRKDTRFSQFIQEAESQPRCRRLQLKDIIPTEMQRLTKYPLLLHNITKCTEAEGERAKVEQAAECCRQILNHVNQEVRDMENLMKLKDYQRRLDLSNLKQSMDPLLSEFKNTDITKRNLVHEGPLTWRVTRDKAVDVHVLLLDDLLVLLQRQEERLVLRCHSRTITPTPDGKQMLSPIIKLSSAMTREVATDHKAFYVIISWENGAQIYELVAQTVSERKNWCAMISETAGSLKLPGSRRAKAARGGQNPHSPIDSYREPLLSSSENGGSLKEPLPLDEREKDGAVEGTEFEGGPEKMEKEAERVLAELLALRRPPRAGGEGALAAAALDGVRALQRLLPAEPPAAGDGAASPPEEAWEGPRRAPPEEEERRDAGDGAESEGEGRGQRAEAGSAAGGTPNGPRCPAWGSRLAEGPAPPLALTPPQAAWLRAQLQGLEEALRGLKEIEEDYWQLQELLAKHSSTGCLFT from the exons ATGGAGCCCGAGGAGGCGTTCGGCGGG agcccggcggcgggcgcccgcggcggctccgtCGTGGCCATCATTGGCGCCGAGGACGAGGACTTCGAGAACGACATCGAGCCG AACCCCGACGACCAGAGCAGCCTGTTCCAGAGCCTGGAGCTGGTGCGGCAGCACCCGGCCTATCTCATGGCCTTCCTGCAGCACGTCGTGCTCCAGTTCGACTCCTGCCCCGTG CTTTGCTACCTGCACGTGGACATGCTGCGCAGGATGAACCCCAAGGAGGGCAAGAAGCAGTTCCTCGAGTTCTGCCACTTGTTCCTGGACAAGGCGGGG CTCCTGCGGGTGCCCGTCCCCCACCAGGTGCAGTTCGAGCTGG ACCGCACGCGCCCCGAGCTGCTGGCGGACGACGTGCAGCGCCGGTACCTGCAGGAAATCCAGGCCTTCCAGGAGCCCGAGATCTCCCGGCAGCTGGAGGACTTCAG GTCCAAGCGCCTGATGGGCATGACGCCGGGGGAGCAGGAGCTGACGGAGCTGGAGTCCTACCAGACCCGGGACGTCGGCATCCGGGAGGCCAAGGAGAAGCAGCTGGCGGAGGTGCTGCTGGCTCGGCTGGAGGAGATGCA CCTCACGATATCTTCCGACGAGGAAAAAAG ctctgccatcTTTGGTGCCATCGTGACCTACATGAAGTACCTGGGGGTTAAAACCAAGCTCAGCGACAGCAAGAAGTCGAAATCCAACTTCTTCCGCAAGAAG ATCTCGGGGATCAAGAAGCCGGAGGAGCTGCAGACGAAGCCCCGGAAGGGCTTCATCCTCCCGGGGACTTCCCTCTGGAACCGCGACACCCACA ATTCCGATTTCAGGCAAAGCAAAGTCCCTGAGGGCGAAG CGGAGAAGGCGACGCACCCAGACCGGAAGGGCCCCCGAGCACCCGACAAGATCGACAGTGGCACCGCGCGGCCCagggcgggggcagccggcacccCCGCCTCCGACCCCCCCAGCGTGGCCGTGACCATCAACCCGCCCCCGGGGGAAGGTGCCGAAGGCGAGCCAG GTTTGgacccgcccggccccgccgagctgGGAGACACCCCCCCGCGAggcctctgccccacagagccccccaGCAGCGAGCAGCACCCCACGGAAGACGGGGCTGAGAACGAGAG GCTGCCGGGGAAGCTGGGGCGCTCGGAGAGCCTGCGCGTGTACGAGCGGAAGCGTTCCCAGCGCGGCTCGGCCAAGGGCAAGCAGCCGCGCTCCCGCAGCGACGTGGACCTGGAGGCGGCCGCCCGCGCCACCGAGCTGGAGGaacggccccccccggccccgggccgccAGAGACCCAC CctggagccgggggggccgggggggggcgagCCCCCGCAGTCCTTTCTGCCTCCCCAGTCTGAGGAGACTGAGCCGCGCGTTTCGGAGCTGGAGCTGGACCCGCCGACCTGGCGCCAGCTCGCCGCCCCCGACGCCCTCCTCAGGCTGAAGAAGAGCGAAGTCAAGCGGCAAGAAGTCATCAACG AGCTGTTCCTGACGGAGCACGCCCACGTGCGCATGCTGCGCGTGCTGCTGGAGGTCTTCTACCAGCCCATGCTGAAGGAGGCCTTCTTCGACGAGCAGGAGCTCTCCAACATCTTCCCCAGCCTCGAGGACCTCGTGGAGGTCCACA ctgtcttcctCGACAGCCTGAAGAAGCTGCGGGAGGAGAGCAACTACGTCATCTCCGAGATCGGGGACGTCCTGCTGGCCCGG TTCGAGGGCACGGAGGGCAGCTGGTTCCAGAAGATCTCGGCGCGGTTCTGCAGCCGCCAGTCCTTCGCGCTGGACCAGCTCAAGGCCAAGCAGCGCAAGGACACCCGCTTCAGCCAGTTCATCCAG GAGGCGGAGAGCcagccccggtgccgccggcTGCAGCTGAAGGACATCATCCCCACGGAGATGCAGCGCCTCACCAAGTACCCGCTGCTGCTGCACAACATCACCAAGTGCACCG aggccgagggcgagcgggCCAAGGTGGAGCAGGCGGCCGAGTGCTGCCGGCAGATCCTGAACCACGTCAACCAGGAGGTGCGCGACATGGAGAACCTCATG AAGCTGAAGGACTACCAGCGACGCCTGGATCTCTCCAACCTGAAGCAGAGCATGGACCCGCTGCTGAGCGAGTTCAAG AACACAGACATCACCAAGAGGAACCTGGTGCACGAGGGGCCGCTGACCTGGCGCGTCACCAGGGACAAGGCCGTGG ACGTGCACGTGCTGCTGCTGGACgacctgctggtgctgctgcagcggCAGGAGGAGCGGCTGGTGCTGCGCTGCCACAGCCGCACCATCACGCCCACGCCCGACGGCAAGCAGATGCTGAGCCCCATCATCAAGCTCAGCTCCGCCATGACCCGCGAGGTGGCCACAG ACCACAAGGCCTTTTATGTGATCATCAGCTGGGAGAACGGGGCCCAGATCTACGAGCTGGTGGCGCAGACGGTGTCGGAGAGGAAGAA ctggtgCGCCATGATCAGCGAGACGGCCGGCTCCCTCAAGCTGCCGGGCTCCCGCCGGGCGAAGGCAGCCCGCGGCGGGCAGAACCCCCACAGCCCCATCGA cagctACCGGGAGCCGCTGCTCAGCAGCTCGGAGAACGGGGGGTCCCTGAAGGAGCCGCTGCCCTTGGACG AGCGCGAGAAGGACGGGGCCGTGGAGGGCACCGAGTTCGAGGGGGGCCCCGAGAAGATGGAGAAGGAGGCGGAGCGCGTCCTGGCCGAGCTGCTGGCGctgcggcggcccccccgggcgggcggcgagggggccctggccgccgccgccctggacGGAG TGCGGGCGCTGCAGCGGCTGCTGCCGGCGgagccccccgcggcgggcgaCGGGGCCGCCTCGCCCCCCGAGGAGGCCtgggaggggccgcgccgggccccccccgagGAGGAGGAGCGCCGGGACGCCGGCGACGGCGccgagagcgagggcgagggccgcgggcagcgcgccgAGGCCGGCAGCGCCGCAG GGGGGACCCCGAacggcccccgctgccccgccTGGGGGTCGCGGCTGGCGGAGGGGCCCGCGCCCCCCCTGGCGCTCACCCCGCCGCAGGCGGCCTGGCTGCGGGCCCAGCTGCAGGGCCTGGAGGAGGCGCTCCGGGGGCTCAAG GAAATCGAGGAGGATTACTGGCAACTccaggagctcctggccaagCACAGCTCCACAGGCTGCCTCTTCACATGA
- the ARHGEF1 gene encoding rho guanine nucleotide exchange factor 1 isoform X5 — protein sequence MEPEEAFGGSPAAGARGGSVVAIIGAEDEDFENDIEPNPDDQSSLFQSLELVRQHPAYLMAFLQHVVLQFDSCPVLCYLHVDMLRRMNPKEGKKQFLEFCHLFLDKAGLLRVPVPHQVQFELDRTRPELLADDVQRRYLQEIQAFQEPEISRQLEDFRSKRLMGMTPGEQELTELESYQTRDVGIREAKEKQLAEVLLARLEEMHLTISSDEEKSSAIFGAIVTYMKYLGVKTKLSDSKKSKSNFFRKKISGIKKPEELQTKPRKGFILPGTSLWNRDTHNSDFRQSKVPEGEAEKATHPDRKGPRAPDKIDSGTARPRAGAAGTPASDPPSVAVTINPPPGEGAEGEPGLDPPGPAELGDTPPRGLCPTEPPSSEQHPTEDGAENESLEPGGPGGGEPPQSFLPPQSEETEPRVSELELDPPTWRQLAAPDALLRLKKSEVKRQEVINELFLTEHAHVRMLRVLLEVFYQPMLKEAFFDEQELSNIFPSLEDLVEVHTVFLDSLKKLREESNYVISEIGDVLLARFEGTEGSWFQKISARFCSRQSFALDQLKAKQRKDTRFSQFIQEAESQPRCRRLQLKDIIPTEMQRLTKYPLLLHNITKCTEAEGERAKVEQAAECCRQILNHVNQEVRDMENLMKLKDYQRRLDLSNLKQSMDPLLSEFKNTDITKRNLVHEGPLTWRVTRDKAVDVHVLLLDDLLVLLQRQEERLVLRCHSRTITPTPDGKQMLSPIIKLSSAMTREVATDHKAFYVIISWENGAQIYELVAQTVSERKNWCAMISETAGSLKLPGSRRAKAARGGQNPHSPIDSYREPLLSSSENGGSLKEPLPLDEREKDGAVEGTEFEGGPEKMEKEAERVLAELLALRRPPRAGGEGALAAAALDGVRALQRLLPAEPPAAGDGAASPPEEAWEGPRRAPPEEEERRDAGDGAESEGEGRGQRAEAGSAAGGTPNGPRCPAWGSRLAEGPAPPLALTPPQAAWLRAQLQGLEEALRGLKEIEEDYWQLQELLAKHSSTGCLFT from the exons ATGGAGCCCGAGGAGGCGTTCGGCGGG agcccggcggcgggcgcccgcggcggctccgtCGTGGCCATCATTGGCGCCGAGGACGAGGACTTCGAGAACGACATCGAGCCG AACCCCGACGACCAGAGCAGCCTGTTCCAGAGCCTGGAGCTGGTGCGGCAGCACCCGGCCTATCTCATGGCCTTCCTGCAGCACGTCGTGCTCCAGTTCGACTCCTGCCCCGTG CTTTGCTACCTGCACGTGGACATGCTGCGCAGGATGAACCCCAAGGAGGGCAAGAAGCAGTTCCTCGAGTTCTGCCACTTGTTCCTGGACAAGGCGGGG CTCCTGCGGGTGCCCGTCCCCCACCAGGTGCAGTTCGAGCTGG ACCGCACGCGCCCCGAGCTGCTGGCGGACGACGTGCAGCGCCGGTACCTGCAGGAAATCCAGGCCTTCCAGGAGCCCGAGATCTCCCGGCAGCTGGAGGACTTCAG GTCCAAGCGCCTGATGGGCATGACGCCGGGGGAGCAGGAGCTGACGGAGCTGGAGTCCTACCAGACCCGGGACGTCGGCATCCGGGAGGCCAAGGAGAAGCAGCTGGCGGAGGTGCTGCTGGCTCGGCTGGAGGAGATGCA CCTCACGATATCTTCCGACGAGGAAAAAAG ctctgccatcTTTGGTGCCATCGTGACCTACATGAAGTACCTGGGGGTTAAAACCAAGCTCAGCGACAGCAAGAAGTCGAAATCCAACTTCTTCCGCAAGAAG ATCTCGGGGATCAAGAAGCCGGAGGAGCTGCAGACGAAGCCCCGGAAGGGCTTCATCCTCCCGGGGACTTCCCTCTGGAACCGCGACACCCACA ATTCCGATTTCAGGCAAAGCAAAGTCCCTGAGGGCGAAG CGGAGAAGGCGACGCACCCAGACCGGAAGGGCCCCCGAGCACCCGACAAGATCGACAGTGGCACCGCGCGGCCCagggcgggggcagccggcacccCCGCCTCCGACCCCCCCAGCGTGGCCGTGACCATCAACCCGCCCCCGGGGGAAGGTGCCGAAGGCGAGCCAG GTTTGgacccgcccggccccgccgagctgGGAGACACCCCCCCGCGAggcctctgccccacagagccccccaGCAGCGAGCAGCACCCCACGGAAGACGGGGCTGAGAACGAGAG CctggagccgggggggccgggggggggcgagCCCCCGCAGTCCTTTCTGCCTCCCCAGTCTGAGGAGACTGAGCCGCGCGTTTCGGAGCTGGAGCTGGACCCGCCGACCTGGCGCCAGCTCGCCGCCCCCGACGCCCTCCTCAGGCTGAAGAAGAGCGAAGTCAAGCGGCAAGAAGTCATCAACG AGCTGTTCCTGACGGAGCACGCCCACGTGCGCATGCTGCGCGTGCTGCTGGAGGTCTTCTACCAGCCCATGCTGAAGGAGGCCTTCTTCGACGAGCAGGAGCTCTCCAACATCTTCCCCAGCCTCGAGGACCTCGTGGAGGTCCACA ctgtcttcctCGACAGCCTGAAGAAGCTGCGGGAGGAGAGCAACTACGTCATCTCCGAGATCGGGGACGTCCTGCTGGCCCGG TTCGAGGGCACGGAGGGCAGCTGGTTCCAGAAGATCTCGGCGCGGTTCTGCAGCCGCCAGTCCTTCGCGCTGGACCAGCTCAAGGCCAAGCAGCGCAAGGACACCCGCTTCAGCCAGTTCATCCAG GAGGCGGAGAGCcagccccggtgccgccggcTGCAGCTGAAGGACATCATCCCCACGGAGATGCAGCGCCTCACCAAGTACCCGCTGCTGCTGCACAACATCACCAAGTGCACCG aggccgagggcgagcgggCCAAGGTGGAGCAGGCGGCCGAGTGCTGCCGGCAGATCCTGAACCACGTCAACCAGGAGGTGCGCGACATGGAGAACCTCATG AAGCTGAAGGACTACCAGCGACGCCTGGATCTCTCCAACCTGAAGCAGAGCATGGACCCGCTGCTGAGCGAGTTCAAG AACACAGACATCACCAAGAGGAACCTGGTGCACGAGGGGCCGCTGACCTGGCGCGTCACCAGGGACAAGGCCGTGG ACGTGCACGTGCTGCTGCTGGACgacctgctggtgctgctgcagcggCAGGAGGAGCGGCTGGTGCTGCGCTGCCACAGCCGCACCATCACGCCCACGCCCGACGGCAAGCAGATGCTGAGCCCCATCATCAAGCTCAGCTCCGCCATGACCCGCGAGGTGGCCACAG ACCACAAGGCCTTTTATGTGATCATCAGCTGGGAGAACGGGGCCCAGATCTACGAGCTGGTGGCGCAGACGGTGTCGGAGAGGAAGAA ctggtgCGCCATGATCAGCGAGACGGCCGGCTCCCTCAAGCTGCCGGGCTCCCGCCGGGCGAAGGCAGCCCGCGGCGGGCAGAACCCCCACAGCCCCATCGA cagctACCGGGAGCCGCTGCTCAGCAGCTCGGAGAACGGGGGGTCCCTGAAGGAGCCGCTGCCCTTGGACG AGCGCGAGAAGGACGGGGCCGTGGAGGGCACCGAGTTCGAGGGGGGCCCCGAGAAGATGGAGAAGGAGGCGGAGCGCGTCCTGGCCGAGCTGCTGGCGctgcggcggcccccccgggcgggcggcgagggggccctggccgccgccgccctggacGGAG TGCGGGCGCTGCAGCGGCTGCTGCCGGCGgagccccccgcggcgggcgaCGGGGCCGCCTCGCCCCCCGAGGAGGCCtgggaggggccgcgccgggccccccccgagGAGGAGGAGCGCCGGGACGCCGGCGACGGCGccgagagcgagggcgagggccgcgggcagcgcgccgAGGCCGGCAGCGCCGCAG GGGGGACCCCGAacggcccccgctgccccgccTGGGGGTCGCGGCTGGCGGAGGGGCCCGCGCCCCCCCTGGCGCTCACCCCGCCGCAGGCGGCCTGGCTGCGGGCCCAGCTGCAGGGCCTGGAGGAGGCGCTCCGGGGGCTCAAG GAAATCGAGGAGGATTACTGGCAACTccaggagctcctggccaagCACAGCTCCACAGGCTGCCTCTTCACATGA
- the ARHGEF1 gene encoding rho guanine nucleotide exchange factor 1 isoform X1: MEPEEAFGGSPAAGARGGSVVAIIGAEDEDFENDIEPNPDDQSSLFQSLELVRQHPAYLMAFLQHVVLQFDSCPVLCYLHVDMLRRMNPKEGKKQFLEFCHLFLDKAGLLRVPVPHQVQFELDRTRPELLADDVQRRYLQEIQAFQEPEISRQLEDFRSKRLMGMTPGEQELTELESYQTRDVGIREAKEKQLAEVLLARLEEMHLTISSDEEKSSAIFGAIVTYMKYLGVKTKLSDSKKSKSNFFRKKISGIKKPEELQTKPRKGFILPGTSLWNRDTHNSDFRQSKVPEGEAEKATHPDRKGPRAPDKIDSGTARPRAGAAGTPASDPPSVAVTINPPPGEGAEGEPGLDPPGPAELGDTPPRGLCPTEPPSSEQHPTEDGAENERKRIRLPGKLGRSESLRVYERKRSQRGSAKGKQPRSRSDVDLEAAARATELEERPPPAPGRQRPTLEPGGPGGGEPPQSFLPPQSEETEPRVSELELDPPTWRQLAAPDALLRLKKSEVKRQEVINELFLTEHAHVRMLRVLLEVFYQPMLKEAFFDEQELSNIFPSLEDLVEVHTVFLDSLKKLREESNYVISEIGDVLLARFEGTEGSWFQKISARFCSRQSFALDQLKAKQRKDTRFSQFIQEAESQPRCRRLQLKDIIPTEMQRLTKYPLLLHNITKCTEAEGERAKVEQAAECCRQILNHVNQEVRDMENLMKLKDYQRRLDLSNLKQSMDPLLSEFKNTDITKRNLVHEGPLTWRVTRDKAVDVHVLLLDDLLVLLQRQEERLVLRCHSRTITPTPDGKQMLSPIIKLSSAMTREVATDHKAFYVIISWENGAQIYELVAQTVSERKNWCAMISETAGSLKLPGSRRAKAARGGQNPHSPIDSYREPLLSSSENGGSLKEPLPLDEREKDGAVEGTEFEGGPEKMEKEAERVLAELLALRRPPRAGGEGALAAAALDGVRALQRLLPAEPPAAGDGAASPPEEAWEGPRRAPPEEEERRDAGDGAESEGEGRGQRAEAGSAAGGTPNGPRCPAWGSRLAEGPAPPLALTPPQAAWLRAQLQGLEEALRGLKEIEEDYWQLQELLAKHSSTGCLFT; the protein is encoded by the exons ATGGAGCCCGAGGAGGCGTTCGGCGGG agcccggcggcgggcgcccgcggcggctccgtCGTGGCCATCATTGGCGCCGAGGACGAGGACTTCGAGAACGACATCGAGCCG AACCCCGACGACCAGAGCAGCCTGTTCCAGAGCCTGGAGCTGGTGCGGCAGCACCCGGCCTATCTCATGGCCTTCCTGCAGCACGTCGTGCTCCAGTTCGACTCCTGCCCCGTG CTTTGCTACCTGCACGTGGACATGCTGCGCAGGATGAACCCCAAGGAGGGCAAGAAGCAGTTCCTCGAGTTCTGCCACTTGTTCCTGGACAAGGCGGGG CTCCTGCGGGTGCCCGTCCCCCACCAGGTGCAGTTCGAGCTGG ACCGCACGCGCCCCGAGCTGCTGGCGGACGACGTGCAGCGCCGGTACCTGCAGGAAATCCAGGCCTTCCAGGAGCCCGAGATCTCCCGGCAGCTGGAGGACTTCAG GTCCAAGCGCCTGATGGGCATGACGCCGGGGGAGCAGGAGCTGACGGAGCTGGAGTCCTACCAGACCCGGGACGTCGGCATCCGGGAGGCCAAGGAGAAGCAGCTGGCGGAGGTGCTGCTGGCTCGGCTGGAGGAGATGCA CCTCACGATATCTTCCGACGAGGAAAAAAG ctctgccatcTTTGGTGCCATCGTGACCTACATGAAGTACCTGGGGGTTAAAACCAAGCTCAGCGACAGCAAGAAGTCGAAATCCAACTTCTTCCGCAAGAAG ATCTCGGGGATCAAGAAGCCGGAGGAGCTGCAGACGAAGCCCCGGAAGGGCTTCATCCTCCCGGGGACTTCCCTCTGGAACCGCGACACCCACA ATTCCGATTTCAGGCAAAGCAAAGTCCCTGAGGGCGAAG CGGAGAAGGCGACGCACCCAGACCGGAAGGGCCCCCGAGCACCCGACAAGATCGACAGTGGCACCGCGCGGCCCagggcgggggcagccggcacccCCGCCTCCGACCCCCCCAGCGTGGCCGTGACCATCAACCCGCCCCCGGGGGAAGGTGCCGAAGGCGAGCCAG GTTTGgacccgcccggccccgccgagctgGGAGACACCCCCCCGCGAggcctctgccccacagagccccccaGCAGCGAGCAGCACCCCACGGAAGACGGGGCTGAGAACGAGAG AAAACGGATCAG GCTGCCGGGGAAGCTGGGGCGCTCGGAGAGCCTGCGCGTGTACGAGCGGAAGCGTTCCCAGCGCGGCTCGGCCAAGGGCAAGCAGCCGCGCTCCCGCAGCGACGTGGACCTGGAGGCGGCCGCCCGCGCCACCGAGCTGGAGGaacggccccccccggccccgggccgccAGAGACCCAC CctggagccgggggggccgggggggggcgagCCCCCGCAGTCCTTTCTGCCTCCCCAGTCTGAGGAGACTGAGCCGCGCGTTTCGGAGCTGGAGCTGGACCCGCCGACCTGGCGCCAGCTCGCCGCCCCCGACGCCCTCCTCAGGCTGAAGAAGAGCGAAGTCAAGCGGCAAGAAGTCATCAACG AGCTGTTCCTGACGGAGCACGCCCACGTGCGCATGCTGCGCGTGCTGCTGGAGGTCTTCTACCAGCCCATGCTGAAGGAGGCCTTCTTCGACGAGCAGGAGCTCTCCAACATCTTCCCCAGCCTCGAGGACCTCGTGGAGGTCCACA ctgtcttcctCGACAGCCTGAAGAAGCTGCGGGAGGAGAGCAACTACGTCATCTCCGAGATCGGGGACGTCCTGCTGGCCCGG TTCGAGGGCACGGAGGGCAGCTGGTTCCAGAAGATCTCGGCGCGGTTCTGCAGCCGCCAGTCCTTCGCGCTGGACCAGCTCAAGGCCAAGCAGCGCAAGGACACCCGCTTCAGCCAGTTCATCCAG GAGGCGGAGAGCcagccccggtgccgccggcTGCAGCTGAAGGACATCATCCCCACGGAGATGCAGCGCCTCACCAAGTACCCGCTGCTGCTGCACAACATCACCAAGTGCACCG aggccgagggcgagcgggCCAAGGTGGAGCAGGCGGCCGAGTGCTGCCGGCAGATCCTGAACCACGTCAACCAGGAGGTGCGCGACATGGAGAACCTCATG AAGCTGAAGGACTACCAGCGACGCCTGGATCTCTCCAACCTGAAGCAGAGCATGGACCCGCTGCTGAGCGAGTTCAAG AACACAGACATCACCAAGAGGAACCTGGTGCACGAGGGGCCGCTGACCTGGCGCGTCACCAGGGACAAGGCCGTGG ACGTGCACGTGCTGCTGCTGGACgacctgctggtgctgctgcagcggCAGGAGGAGCGGCTGGTGCTGCGCTGCCACAGCCGCACCATCACGCCCACGCCCGACGGCAAGCAGATGCTGAGCCCCATCATCAAGCTCAGCTCCGCCATGACCCGCGAGGTGGCCACAG ACCACAAGGCCTTTTATGTGATCATCAGCTGGGAGAACGGGGCCCAGATCTACGAGCTGGTGGCGCAGACGGTGTCGGAGAGGAAGAA ctggtgCGCCATGATCAGCGAGACGGCCGGCTCCCTCAAGCTGCCGGGCTCCCGCCGGGCGAAGGCAGCCCGCGGCGGGCAGAACCCCCACAGCCCCATCGA cagctACCGGGAGCCGCTGCTCAGCAGCTCGGAGAACGGGGGGTCCCTGAAGGAGCCGCTGCCCTTGGACG AGCGCGAGAAGGACGGGGCCGTGGAGGGCACCGAGTTCGAGGGGGGCCCCGAGAAGATGGAGAAGGAGGCGGAGCGCGTCCTGGCCGAGCTGCTGGCGctgcggcggcccccccgggcgggcggcgagggggccctggccgccgccgccctggacGGAG TGCGGGCGCTGCAGCGGCTGCTGCCGGCGgagccccccgcggcgggcgaCGGGGCCGCCTCGCCCCCCGAGGAGGCCtgggaggggccgcgccgggccccccccgagGAGGAGGAGCGCCGGGACGCCGGCGACGGCGccgagagcgagggcgagggccgcgggcagcgcgccgAGGCCGGCAGCGCCGCAG GGGGGACCCCGAacggcccccgctgccccgccTGGGGGTCGCGGCTGGCGGAGGGGCCCGCGCCCCCCCTGGCGCTCACCCCGCCGCAGGCGGCCTGGCTGCGGGCCCAGCTGCAGGGCCTGGAGGAGGCGCTCCGGGGGCTCAAG GAAATCGAGGAGGATTACTGGCAACTccaggagctcctggccaagCACAGCTCCACAGGCTGCCTCTTCACATGA